One window from the genome of Enterobacteriaceae bacterium Kacie_13 encodes:
- a CDS encoding glycerate kinase, which yields MKIVIAPDSYKESLSALDVAKAIESGFREIFPDAEYIKLPVADGGEGTVEAMVAATGGRVVKVKVTGPLGTPLDAFFGLSGDEKIAFIEMAAASGLESVPAAQRNPLKTTSYGTGELIYSALDHGVKHCIIGIGGSATNDGGAGMMQALGAKLLNQEGQSIGQGGGELEKLHHIDISGLDPRVKTCRFEVACDVTNPLTGKNGASAIFGPQKGATPEMIEQLDGYLHHYATVIKQDLGIDVEHVPGAGAAGGMGAALYGFCGAELRQGIEIVTDALGLDALVKDATLVITGEGRIDSQSINGKVPIGVARVAKRYNKPVIGIAGSLTKDVDVVYAHGLDAVFSVLYSVCTLDDALKNAADNLRKSARNIAATIKLSQKL from the coding sequence ATGAAAATAGTGATCGCACCGGATTCATACAAAGAAAGTTTGTCTGCATTGGATGTGGCAAAGGCCATCGAAAGCGGATTTCGTGAGATTTTCCCTGACGCGGAGTACATCAAACTGCCGGTCGCCGACGGCGGTGAAGGCACGGTGGAAGCTATGGTGGCCGCCACCGGTGGCCGGGTGGTGAAAGTAAAGGTCACCGGGCCACTGGGCACACCGCTTGACGCCTTCTTCGGGCTTTCCGGCGACGAGAAAATCGCGTTCATCGAAATGGCCGCCGCCAGCGGGCTAGAAAGTGTGCCGGCAGCGCAGCGTAATCCTCTAAAAACAACCTCTTACGGTACGGGCGAGCTTATCTACTCCGCGCTCGACCACGGCGTAAAACACTGCATCATCGGTATCGGCGGCAGTGCTACCAATGACGGCGGGGCTGGTATGATGCAGGCGCTGGGCGCGAAGCTGCTGAATCAGGAAGGGCAGTCCATCGGCCAGGGCGGCGGTGAACTGGAGAAGCTGCACCACATTGATATCAGCGGGCTGGATCCGCGAGTCAAAACCTGCCGCTTCGAAGTAGCCTGCGACGTGACTAATCCGCTGACCGGCAAAAACGGCGCTTCCGCCATTTTTGGCCCGCAGAAAGGCGCGACGCCGGAAATGATCGAGCAACTGGACGGCTATTTGCATCATTACGCGACAGTGATTAAGCAGGATCTGGGCATCGACGTTGAGCATGTTCCAGGCGCTGGCGCGGCGGGGGGTATGGGCGCGGCATTGTACGGATTTTGCGGCGCGGAGCTGCGTCAGGGCATTGAGATCGTCACTGATGCGCTCGGGCTGGATGCGCTGGTCAAAGACGCGACGCTGGTGATCACCGGCGAAGGGCGCATCGACAGCCAGAGCATCAACGGCAAAGTACCTATCGGCGTGGCGCGTGTCGCCAAGCGCTACAACAAACCGGTGATCGGCATTGCGGGCAGTCTGACCAAAGATGTTGATGTCGTTTACGCCCACGGGCTGGATGCAGTTTTCAGCGTGCTCTACAGCGTGTGTACGCTGGACGACGCACTGAAAAATGCCGCAGATAATCTGCGTAAATCAGCACGGAATATTGCCGCGACCATTAAGTTATCGCAAAAGCTCTGA
- a CDS encoding 2-hydroxy-3-oxopropionate reductase, with product MKIGFIGLGIMGKPMSKNLLKAGYELVVMDRNLDTVNEIVALGAAAAATPKAVAELSDVIITMLPNSPQVKEVALGENGLIEGARPGTILIDMSSIAPLASREISEALAAKQIAMLDAPVSGGEPKAIDGTMSVMVGGDKAVFDKCYEIMKSMAGSVVHTGDIGAGNVTKLANQVIVALNIAAMSEALVLATKAGVDPNLVFQAIRGGLAGSTVLEAKAPMVMDRNFKPGFRIDLHIKDLANALDTSHGVGAQLPLTSLVMEMMQALKADGHGQSDHSAIARYYENLAKVEVTR from the coding sequence ATGAAAATTGGCTTTATTGGTTTAGGCATCATGGGCAAGCCTATGAGCAAAAACCTGCTCAAAGCAGGTTATGAGCTGGTGGTCATGGACCGCAATCTCGACACTGTAAATGAAATCGTTGCGCTGGGTGCCGCTGCTGCCGCCACGCCGAAAGCGGTCGCTGAACTGTCTGACGTGATCATCACCATGCTGCCTAATTCACCGCAGGTGAAAGAAGTTGCGCTGGGCGAAAACGGCCTGATTGAAGGTGCACGTCCGGGCACTATTCTTATCGACATGAGTTCTATCGCACCGTTGGCCAGCCGTGAAATCAGCGAAGCGCTGGCGGCGAAGCAGATAGCGATGCTCGATGCACCGGTCTCCGGCGGCGAACCGAAAGCCATCGATGGCACGATGTCAGTAATGGTCGGCGGCGACAAAGCCGTGTTCGATAAATGCTATGAAATCATGAAGTCGATGGCCGGTTCCGTGGTACATACCGGCGATATCGGTGCGGGCAATGTCACCAAGCTGGCGAATCAGGTGATTGTGGCGCTGAACATTGCGGCGATGTCCGAAGCGCTGGTGCTGGCGACCAAAGCAGGCGTGGATCCTAACCTTGTTTTCCAGGCTATCCGTGGCGGATTAGCAGGAAGTACCGTGCTGGAAGCTAAAGCGCCCATGGTGATGGATCGCAATTTCAAACCGGGATTCCGTATTGATTTGCATATCAAAGATTTAGCCAATGCACTCGACACTTCCCACGGCGTGGGTGCACAACTGCCTCTGACCTCGCTGGTCATGGAAATGATGCAGGCATTGAAAGCGGATGGTCACGGGCAATCTGACCACAGCGCCATTGCACGCTATTATGAAAACTTAGCGAAGGTTGAAGTTACCCGTTAG
- the garL gene encoding 2-dehydro-3-deoxyglucarate aldolase: protein MSNQMIPNRFRQDLLQGKTLIGCWAALCNPIATEVLGVAGFDWLLLDGEHAPNDISTFVPQLMALKGSKSAPVVRPPFNEPVVIKRLLDIGFYNFLIPFVETQEQAERAVASTRYPPAGIRGVSVSHRSNMFGTVPDYFTSINDNITVMVQIESQQGVDNLDAIAATDGIDGIFVGPSDLAAGMGHLGNAGHPQVQAAIRHIFDRAKAHGKSSGILAPVEADARRYMEWGATFVAVGSDLGIYRAGTQALCDRFTR from the coding sequence ATGAGTAATCAAATGATTCCAAACCGGTTCCGTCAGGATTTATTGCAAGGCAAAACGTTGATCGGCTGCTGGGCCGCCTTGTGCAACCCGATTGCCACGGAAGTATTGGGGGTCGCAGGTTTTGACTGGTTGTTGCTCGACGGCGAACACGCACCGAATGACATCAGCACCTTTGTGCCGCAGTTGATGGCGCTGAAAGGCAGCAAAAGCGCGCCGGTGGTGCGCCCGCCTTTCAATGAACCGGTGGTGATCAAACGTCTGCTGGATATTGGTTTTTACAACTTCCTCATTCCGTTTGTGGAAACGCAGGAGCAGGCCGAACGTGCCGTAGCTTCCACACGTTATCCGCCCGCGGGGATCCGCGGCGTGTCCGTTTCCCATCGCAGCAATATGTTTGGCACCGTGCCGGATTACTTCACCAGCATCAACGACAACATCACGGTGATGGTGCAAATCGAGAGCCAGCAAGGCGTCGATAACCTTGATGCGATTGCCGCTACCGACGGCATCGACGGCATTTTTGTCGGCCCAAGCGATCTGGCCGCAGGTATGGGACATCTCGGCAACGCCGGACACCCGCAAGTGCAGGCGGCAATCCGCCACATCTTCGACCGCGCAAAAGCGCACGGCAAATCCAGCGGCATTCTTGCACCGGTAGAAGCCGATGCGCGCCGCTATATGGAATGGGGTGCGACTTTTGTGGCCGTCGGCAGTGATTTAGGCATTTATCGCGCAGGAACGCAGGCGCTGTGTGATCGCTTCACCAGATGA
- a CDS encoding MFS transporter, which yields MSVHSQSRVLAQSKTRTHIRYYILLIIFLITAVNYADRATLSIAGTEVARELGLDAADMGQIFAAFGWAYLIMQLPGGWLLDRFGSKKVYSYSLFFWSLFTLLQGFVGWFPLAYGALTLFILRFMLGFSEAPSFPANARIVAAWFPTKERGTASAIFNSAQYFSLALFSPLLGWLTYAWGWEHVFIVMGVLGFVLTLVWIKFIHNPPEHPGISKSELEFLKDGGAVVDIDHKKTDGTQGGPKWSYVRQMLSNRMMLGIFFGQYFINSITWFFLTWFPIYLVQEKGMSILKVGMIAAIPALCGFAGGVLGGVFSDYLLKRGFSLTVARKIPIVLGMLLATSIILCNYTDNNALVVTLMALAFFGKGFGALGWPVIADTAPKEVIGLCGGIFNVFGNVASIVTPLVIGYIVKGLHSFNMALIFVGCSALMAMLCYLLVVGEIKRLELKKS from the coding sequence ATGAGCGTTCATTCCCAGTCCCGAGTACTGGCGCAAAGTAAGACACGAACCCATATTCGCTATTATATTTTGCTGATTATTTTTCTTATCACGGCGGTGAATTACGCCGACCGTGCAACACTTTCTATCGCCGGTACCGAGGTGGCGCGTGAGCTGGGTCTGGATGCCGCCGATATGGGGCAAATCTTCGCCGCGTTCGGTTGGGCTTATCTCATTATGCAACTGCCCGGCGGCTGGCTGCTGGACCGTTTCGGTTCCAAAAAAGTCTACTCCTACAGCCTGTTTTTCTGGTCACTGTTTACGCTGCTGCAGGGTTTTGTCGGCTGGTTCCCGCTGGCATACGGCGCGCTGACACTGTTCATCCTGCGTTTTATGCTGGGTTTCTCCGAAGCCCCTTCCTTCCCGGCGAACGCCCGCATCGTGGCTGCCTGGTTCCCGACCAAAGAGCGTGGCACCGCCTCGGCGATTTTTAACTCCGCACAATATTTCTCGCTCGCGCTGTTCTCCCCGCTGCTCGGCTGGCTGACCTACGCCTGGGGCTGGGAACATGTCTTCATCGTGATGGGGGTGCTCGGTTTTGTCCTGACGCTGGTGTGGATTAAGTTCATCCACAACCCGCCTGAGCATCCGGGGATTTCTAAAAGCGAGCTGGAATTTCTTAAAGACGGCGGCGCTGTCGTCGATATCGACCATAAGAAAACCGACGGCACGCAAGGTGGCCCGAAATGGAGTTACGTCCGACAAATGCTGAGCAACCGCATGATGCTGGGTATCTTCTTTGGCCAGTACTTCATTAACAGTATTACGTGGTTCTTCCTGACCTGGTTCCCGATTTATCTGGTTCAGGAAAAGGGAATGTCTATTCTTAAAGTCGGGATGATAGCAGCGATCCCCGCGCTGTGTGGCTTTGCCGGTGGGGTGCTGGGCGGCGTCTTCTCTGACTATCTGCTCAAACGCGGTTTCTCGCTGACCGTGGCGCGCAAAATTCCGATTGTCCTGGGCATGCTCTTAGCCACCAGCATCATTTTGTGTAACTACACCGACAATAACGCGCTGGTTGTGACCCTGATGGCGCTGGCGTTCTTTGGCAAAGGTTTCGGGGCGCTGGGCTGGCCGGTGATTGCCGATACTGCACCGAAAGAAGTCATTGGCCTGTGCGGCGGCATCTTTAACGTCTTCGGCAACGTAGCCTCAATCGTTACGCCGCTGGTCATCGGTTATATCGTCAAAGGTCTGCATTCATTCAACATGGCACTGATTTTCGTCGGCTGTTCTGCGCTGATGGCGATGCTGTGTTACCTGCTGGTCGTCGGTGAGATCAAACGTCTCGAACTTAAGAAAAGCTAA